In Brassica napus cultivar Da-Ae chromosome A3, Da-Ae, whole genome shotgun sequence, the sequence GTGATTTATAAGATTGAAAGGTTTACTTCTCTACTAATAGACCTTATTGAAATGCACTCTCTAGGGATAACATATGCCATATAGTTAAAGCACCAGCAGATGTGCCTTGGAAGATCAACAAACTTGCCACTGATGTTGCCCAAAAGGCTGTTGGTTCTTTAGAAGGCGCTGGTGTTTTTGCTGTTGAGCTGTTCTTGACAGATGATGGTCAGGTACTGTCATACATTTTAggctctttgatttttttttttggtacttATCAGAGTTTTAATCGCTCTCAGATCCTGCTAAACGAAGTTGCACCTAGACCACACAACAGTGGACATCAAACGATCGAGTCATGTTACACTTCACAGTTTGAACAACACTTGCGAGCTGTGGTTGGTCTTCCACTCGGTGATCCGTCTATGAGAACTCCTGCCTCCATTATGTACAATATTCTGGGTGAAGATGATGTAATAATGGATGTTTCCGCTTTactttatttgttttgaagtgtCTTGTTCTTATCagtttgagttgttttgttttcaattttgatGTTTCAGGGAGAAGCTGGTTTCAGATTGGCACATCGGCTCATTGCAAGAGCTCTGAGTGTACCAGGTGCATCTGTGCATTGGTATGACAAGCCAGGTTAGATTCCTGTTCTCTTACTGTTGTCTCGTTAGTGTTTTTGTCAAGTGTATAGTTACTCACAAAGCTTGTATATGATGAAATCTTGTTGTCAGAAATGAGAAAACAGCGGAAGATGGGACACATCACTCTTGTGGGGCAGTCTATTGGTGTTTTGGAACAAAGGTTGCAATGTATATTAAGTGAGCAAACCCATCAAGTACATGGTAAGTTTCCATATAGTATCTTAAACCATTGGCTTTTACTTTACAAATGTCTTCAACCTTCATGAATTTAAGATGTATTTGACTGAGGTTTTGTTGCATGTTGTTTTACACATTGCAGAGACACCTCGtgttggtatcatcatgggttCAGACTCTGATCTTCCTATTATGAAAGATGCTGCCAAGATTCTCGACATGTTTGCTGTTACATATGAGGTTAAAATACTTGAACTTGACATTAATCATTGCTTTAGCAATCTCGAATGGTATGAGTCATCATTGGTTTACAGGTGAAGATAGTATCAGCACATCGCACACCAGAGATGATGTTTTCATATGCAAGCTCAGCTCATAGTAGAGGAGTCCAAGTGATAATTGCAGGTGCTGGTGGTGCTGCTCACTTACCAGGTATGTCTTAAACATGAACTCAATCTTGTCCATTAAAAATACTAGATTCTCCGAAACAGATGcgtctcttttctttcttttgaaaATTAGGTATGGTTGCTTCACTCACTCCTTTACCTGTGATTGGTGTCCCTGTACGTGCTACCCGTTTGGATGGAGTTGATTCACTTCTCTCCATCGTTCAGGTACACACACACTTTGCTTCAAGATTCGCTTTCATTTTGTCAATTATTCAAACCttttacattctttttttttttgtttgtgtgacAAAAGATGCCTAGGGGTGTTCCTGTAGCCACAGTTGCTATAAACAACTCCACCAACGCAGCCTTGCTTGCTATCAGGATGCTGGGGATCTCTGATACTGATCTCGTCTCAaggttcttatttttatttctctctTGTTACATAAGAGTCGGCTTAAACAAGAATAAATAAGACTTATGGGTTTTGGTTTGATCAGGATGAGTCAGTACCAGGAAGACATGAGAGAAGAGAACATGGTTAAAGGTGAGAAACTTGAGCGTCAAGGTTGGGAATCATACTTGAACCAGTGAATATTACTTGTCAGAACTCCTCATTGGTTACCGGGAACTCCATAGTGATCGATTTTGCTGCCAGTAAGATCTTGTTGAGAGTTAGTTTCGGATCTTGAGTTGTTGTCACGGCTAATTCCGGTTTAGCTTTGTCAAGTTAAGCCACAATTATTTGAGACTCAAGCTAAGTCCTGGTGAGGGATCTGATAGTTAGCTTCAGTTCTTGAGAAACTATTGGATGAGGTATCCacacaatgttttattttataatattatgaacCTCCCTTAGAGACATGGGATAGAACATGTTCTTACAAACTCCTTTTTGGTGCTTAGTACAAACTGTAATTGAGACCAAACCTTCAATAAATTACCCAATCATTTGGTCTCTAAAGATGGCAAAACCAGTGGTTTGAAACCATGTCGAAGAGCAGCTTCCCAAACTCTTGGAGGATTAGCCATTGGAACTTCAAGACCACACTCGTGTTCCTCCCATCCTTCAAGCGCATGCACTATCCCACCAACTCTCCACGCGCTCATCACTCTCCTTCCTAGCCAATTCTGTATTTTATACAACATATGTGTTATACATCATAGTTAGTTGTAAgatagttttactaaaattattaaaatgtatataCCTCACAAGAATCGATGTTTTGGGCAGCGTCAGGGATGATCATAGCCGGAGTGGTATGGTAAAAGCAGTCTTTTCGAAGTTTACTAGGAGGAAATTGAGAGAAAGGAATAAAGAGAGTTCCCTTCCTTGCCTTCTTCTGGTCTTCTTTGCTTAGCCCATCTCCCACCAACCAAATCTATGCATCATATATTATGTTACATAGTTTTATGAAAATACTACTTATCAGCTTTTAGAAAAATGATTGTTATGATGTACTAATGTCACATACCATTGGGGAGTAATTGGTTGTGAGGACCAGATTTTCCTTGCAATGCCCGCCAATGAATCCGTTTAGCATGCTATGCTCTTCCTCGCGTAAAACCATCACCTATTTATTAACTTAGTTTATTAAGAAtcccaaaaatttaaaatgcgAGCTAATTATTACAGTCAAATGTAGAATCGCTTCAGGAGATTTTTATAACTGTTGAAAACTAAAgaaacataaacatatatatttttatatatttaaataggtACCTTGATGCCATTTTGGCAAAGAGAAATGACAATGGCACGACCAATTTTTGTGATTCGGCCTCGAAAGAGAACTTCTCTCGTGTCAACAGGAATACTATGAACCACCACCGCAGCTGCGAGACTGCTTCCATCTACTATCCTAATCTTTAGCTTTGGATATTTCCTTACGTACATTTCTCCATAGCCATTTAATTCTTCTCCCTAACCATATTATAGTATTAGTTAGggtttaaatatgtataatgtATGGGGTCTACCTCTCGTTAGAATTTTACAACTTAATAATAGCTAATTGATTTATTAATTGCATGCCTGGTTCAGTAGCCCCAAACTCATTACTCTCACATCCTTCTTCTCCGCTTCAAGGATAGCCGCCTCTATcattttgttgatagattccTTTTGCTGCCGCGACTTGTACTGTTGATTGCAGAACAAAGTTAATTACAAGACATGTAACTATATGATAGATTGTAGAGAGACTAGATAAGGGAGAGTAGAGGCAAACATGAGAGGAGAACTTGGGAAGGAGATGGGAGTGAAGGGTGAGATCACCAATGCGGTTTCTCTCGAAGACAAATGTTCgagaagagaaagaagttaGCATTAAGGAGATGATTAGAGTGAATGGTCTCATCAGGACTAGGTAACACCGAGAAGATAGGGGGTGCGAGGAGAGGGAAGCAAAGCCAAGGCGGAGATGGTATATAGAGTCCAGTGATGTTAGATGGGTGAGATGAATTGCGTCcggcttctcttcttcttcctccaacGATGATTCGTACAATGAGTCACTGCACTTGTCGTTGGTCCCATAAACGTAGTCGTACATTGGCATGAACAGAGAATAGTTTGTCCTGAATTGCGTGTGGTGGAGAGAGTGAAATCTGGAATAGTTATATACGTTTAGTGTCAAAATTGTTTCAGTGTGCCGATGTGGTATTCCTAATAGtgtataatttatgttttgtgtttgaTAACCAAAAACTTCTAGTGTTTTAATTGAAACTCATTTGTTAAAAGTGGAATAATATTGTAACACAAAATTGTAATGGTGAAAATACTACTATTCTAGTGGATCTTGAAGGACTTACGAAGGAGTGTAGCAGAGGTACTTAAGAGGAGGGAAAAGGGAGAAGAAAGATCTCGGAATGAGCTCAAAGTTGCAGTGACCCAAGTTGTTCATGAAATCTATGTAAGTTATGTAGAGTGCAATGGAGGCAGCAGAGACCGTGCCGCATAGCAAAGTCGTTACTAGAGGTATCCCCAAGATTAGTGTATAGCCAATGTGCTCCGCAAACGGATGTACCACCGCTGCAATCAAAATTAtgcattatattattttatattagtgTCATCGTAGCAAATCTTTTAGACAACTGTTTTTGATGAAACACAATTCTGTGCATACTTAAACAATCTGATATTAAACAGTGAAAACATACGTGATCATAGTACACGTtattatattagatatatatactaaaaataatatatatttgtcataaatattttttttttgcttaagcAACATATACATAGAACTTTTACAATTTAGTTTTTTCGAACCTAAATAAAAAGCAataagtcttaaccaaataacttagtatttaaaatttaggcaAGTATATACCATTCAAACTTGCAACAGGCAAATGAAGTAGTAGATAGGGAAATTTAAACagttttatatgttttgttagGAAGTATGTATAAGTGTTATATATGTACGTACAAGTGATGGGCTCGGTGACGATGGATGAGTGGTGGTGTGAATGGTAGCGAGAGTAGAGGAAGTGGTACTCTGTGAAACCAGTAGTAGATGAACTCAACCGGACCCGCATGGAGAAGAGCGACTTGAACCACTCCATCGACTCGCCAAAAGGGAACGGTGTTGGTTCCTAAGACATACACTTTGGTTAAGTAAACAATAAGAGTGTTGAAGATGACCTGATCGTCCCAGGTACGTTCTCGGTCGACTTGATCAAACTCTATGGATTTGTTCACGATCCGTTTGGTTCCTTTCGCAGTTTTGTAGCGGGCATAACTTATCCACATCTGGCTGTGAACAATCCGCCCCACCATTACCGCCACTATCAAAAGTTTATCCATATCTCGCATTGTCGCGTACGAGTAGATGCTGTCGATAACCAGCGGTACCACCACCAAGTACTGCAATATTATCCACATTTTAAACGAACATTATTACTAATGGTTCATGCATGGTTGATACAAACAGTTGGAGAAAAGATCCCATAAAAAagtctaataatattataacaaACTTAGGTAAATTCACTTATGTAAGTTGAAAGcccaaaaaaattaacaaacaacTGTCTATAAATGCATATAGAAAGATGCTACGAAGCAATAAGAGCAGTAAAACAGACCTTAAAGCTTCCAAGAGGTGTCCATGGCCAGTCCGTGAGAAGACCTGGTCTCGACGCCATTTTTTCACTCTACAATGATGGCTACTCAGTCACGTCCTTCCAGTGGGCTTGATTGTGGGTATGTATTTATATACAAACACATGCATAGACGTTATAGGGGGCATCACACTCACATCACATGTGAGGCACATCTGTGGGTTCCTTTTCCCGTAAGTATAATCCCTATGATCTCTAACTAAGTTTAAAAGATAAGACAACCTGTTTTATTGGTGACGAGTTACGAGGTCTCATTAAATGTCCTTGAATCTGCACGCATCCCCAATACTAAGCTATTGATTTGACTATAAAAAATTGCTaccatatattagtatatttgaGAAGTTTCCTTGccgtttttgttttgttttactgtctttatataaaaaatgagaATCTCAATTTGCATGAACAATCGGTCTTACACGTAAAGAGTCTAGTACCCATGTCTCAAAATGGTTATGGTTTCTTGTTGAAAATTAGAGCTACTTTTCCACAGAAACTGGGgtctatataatatttctttcaTAAACCATCTTGAAAGgactaattaaatatctaagAGTCCGATGTTTTTGAATACCAATTATGAAATATTATCCATACGCTTTCACAGCGCTCGATATGATAAAGGGGGAGCAACAGCCGAAAGTGAATCTAACCGCCaaaatataatagattaatAGTAAGGTACTGTGGTAGTTAAAGATTTTGCTGTAAGATGAAACGAACTAAAGATAAACTAACAATACTAATATGTTACATAAGCAATTGCATAGAATTTGAAATATACATCACAATAATCGATGTTTTGGGCCGATTTAGGGATGATCATAGCATGTGTTATATGGTAAGAAAACATTCTCTTTGGAAATCGGTAGTTGGAAAGTGAGAGATAAGAACAAAGATGAGTTCATTctgaacggactaaatccatctgtgcataatccgagatacacattctggctattgctagcaaaatccggatgtactttgttgaaatgtttccaggcttttgcatctgatggatgagtcatctcaccatccgtctgagtatgctcggcatgccatctcatctttgcagcagtctgctctgattgatacaatcttttcaatctgtctgtaattggtaggtaccacatcttttggtacggtaccctattacgtccccgtccttgcggcttgaatcgtgacttcttgcagaatcgacattcttctagcttcttatcatctccccaatagatcatgcagttgtcgatgcagacatctatcatctccgaaggcaacccaagactataaaccaatttctgaatctcataataagaatcagcagacacattgtcttccggcaaatactctttaaacaagtccgcccattcgttcatgcaactttcaggtagattgtgatcagttttaatatt encodes:
- the LOC106392916 gene encoding phosphoribosylaminoimidazole carboxylase, chloroplastic, with the translated sequence MLLLKQSSAAVLVSGNPSPVLYTPRFTSRVGSLPVSKTNSFTMANLQKGLTYSSSEKFNPVLACSSHEASPISEDTHIKGVSEIIVGVLGGGQLGRMLCQAASQMAIKVMILDPSKNCSASSLAYGHMVDSFDDSATVEEFAKRCGVLTVEIEHVDVETLEKLEKQGVDVQPKASTIRIIQDKYIQKVHFSRHGIPLPEFMEISDIEGAERAGELFGYPLMIKSKRLAYDGRGNAVANSQDALTSAVTALGGFSRGLYVEKWAPFVKELAVIVARGRDGSMVCYPVVETVHRDNICHIVKAPADVPWKINKLATDVAQKAVGSLEGAGVFAVELFLTDDGQILLNEVAPRPHNSGHQTIESCYTSQFEQHLRAVVGLPLGDPSMRTPASIMYNILGEDDGEAGFRLAHRLIARALSVPGASVHWYDKPEMRKQRKMGHITLVGQSIGVLEQRLQCILSEQTHQVHETPRVGIIMGSDSDLPIMKDAAKILDMFAVTYEVKIVSAHRTPEMMFSYASSAHSRGVQVIIAGAGGAAHLPGMVASLTPLPVIGVPVRATRLDGVDSLLSIVQMPRGVPVATVAINNSTNAALLAIRMLGISDTDLVSRMSQYQEDMREENMVKGEKLERQGWESYLNQ